One region of Planctomycetota bacterium genomic DNA includes:
- a CDS encoding 2-oxoglutarate oxidoreductase has protein sequence MIFKKPTSLTKIPMRYCPGCGHGIVHRLVAEVIDEMGLREKTVAVVPVGCAVFLDEYFDCDALQAAHGRAPAVATGLKRSCPGTTVFTYQGDGDLAAIGTAETVHAAARGENFTVIFINNAIYGMTGGQQAPTTMPGQKTTTNPTGRDPKLAGYPIKVCEMLATMDGPAYIERVSVHNVANVLKAKRAIKKAFKIQNDGLGFSLVEVVSPCPTGWGLTPLKACEYMEKTMIPYYPLGVYKDISQPKTEVSAPKEIPDEEPVENKNIGL, from the coding sequence ATGATATTTAAGAAACCGACCAGTTTGACAAAAATCCCCATGCGTTATTGCCCGGGGTGCGGGCACGGTATTGTTCACAGATTGGTGGCCGAGGTAATCGACGAAATGGGGTTAAGGGAAAAAACAGTGGCGGTGGTGCCGGTGGGCTGCGCTGTTTTCCTGGACGAATATTTTGACTGCGATGCGCTCCAGGCCGCCCATGGCCGGGCCCCGGCCGTGGCTACGGGACTGAAACGGAGTTGCCCCGGGACAACCGTATTTACCTACCAGGGAGACGGCGATTTAGCGGCCATCGGAACGGCCGAAACCGTTCATGCGGCCGCCCGGGGCGAAAACTTCACCGTTATATTCATTAATAACGCCATCTACGGCATGACCGGCGGGCAACAGGCGCCGACTACCATGCCGGGTCAGAAAACGACCACCAACCCGACCGGCCGGGACCCTAAATTAGCCGGTTACCCGATAAAGGTTTGCGAGATGCTGGCCACCATGGACGGCCCGGCCTATATCGAAAGGGTTTCGGTGCACAACGTGGCCAATGTCCTTAAGGCAAAACGGGCCATTAAAAAGGCGTTTAAAATCCAGAATGACGGCCTGGGTTTTTCATTGGTTGAAGTAGTATCCCCCTGCCCCACCGGATGGGGACTGACTCCTTTAAAGGCGTGCGAATACATGGAGAAAACAATGATCCCGTATTATCCGCTGGGCGTGTATAAAGACATATCACAGCCAAAGACAGAGGTTTCGGCTCCTAAAGAAATCCCAGATGAAGAACCGGTAGAGAATAAAAATATAGGACTTTAG
- a CDS encoding 2-oxoacid:acceptor oxidoreductase family protein — MRQALIIAGFGGQGVVKAGVLLANAAMLENKYCTHFPSYGAEMRGGTTNCSVIISQEEIASPIINQPDTIIVMNAPSLTKFEPRLRSGGLLIYNSSLIPNPPSRTDVEVIPVPANEIAEKLGAARYANMVIIGAYIGRMKVVQIGSVRDSLSAVFSKLSAELASINTAALDEGRKFSERYTKNK; from the coding sequence ATGAGACAAGCGCTGATTATCGCCGGGTTCGGCGGCCAGGGAGTGGTCAAGGCCGGTGTCCTGCTGGCAAACGCGGCCATGCTGGAAAATAAGTACTGCACGCACTTCCCGTCTTATGGCGCTGAAATGAGGGGCGGAACCACCAATTGCTCGGTGATTATATCGCAAGAGGAAATCGCCTCGCCGATAATCAACCAGCCGGATACGATTATCGTAATGAACGCGCCTTCGCTGACTAAATTTGAGCCGCGCCTTCGGAGCGGCGGGCTGCTAATTTATAACTCTTCGCTCATTCCCAATCCGCCGTCCCGGACCGACGTGGAAGTTATTCCGGTTCCGGCAAATGAAATAGCGGAAAAACTCGGGGCAGCGCGGTATGCCAATATGGTCATCATCGGGGCATACATCGGGCGAATGAAAGTGGTGCAAATCGGCAGTGTCAGAGATTCATTATCCGCGGTTTTCTCCAAACTAAGCGCCGAACTCGCCTCCATCAATACCGCGGCGCTTGATGAGGGGCGTAAATTTTCCGAAAGATATACTAAAAATAAATAA
- the ybeY gene encoding rRNA maturation RNase YbeY, whose translation MHKINIYDSQPAVPVRINPARLKNILKYILKKECQPPGIFNFIFVDNRQIRRLNRAYLGMRNVTDVIAFPLADNRDSVRGEVVVSVEEAARQSRKLGIPLNREIALYCIHGLLHLIGYDDLSKSRRIKMERKQAEYLKMANP comes from the coding sequence ATGCATAAGATTAATATTTACGACAGCCAGCCGGCGGTTCCGGTCCGGATAAACCCGGCGCGTTTAAAGAATATCCTTAAATATATCCTCAAGAAAGAATGCCAGCCGCCGGGGATATTCAACTTCATCTTCGTGGACAACCGGCAGATTCGCAGGTTGAACCGGGCATACCTGGGTATGCGCAATGTTACGGATGTCATTGCATTCCCGTTAGCGGATAACCGCGATAGCGTCAGGGGCGAGGTGGTGGTTTCGGTCGAGGAGGCAGCGCGCCAGAGCCGCAAGTTGGGCATCCCGCTAAACCGAGAAATCGCGCTCTATTGTATCCACGGATTACTGCATCTGATTGGTTATGATGATTTGAGCAAGTCCAGACGCATTAAGATGGAGCGGAAGCAGGCGGAATACCTGAAGATGGCCAATCCCTGA
- a CDS encoding 4Fe-4S dicluster domain-containing protein, protein MTNLRAKKEARKIEVSVNKSLCKSCGYCIGACPKKILELAADLNESGFHPVHCIKKEECTGCALCYQICPEIAIEVIRER, encoded by the coding sequence ATGACTAACTTACGCGCTAAAAAAGAGGCTCGGAAAATAGAAGTATCCGTTAACAAATCACTCTGCAAATCCTGCGGCTATTGCATCGGGGCTTGTCCCAAAAAGATACTGGAACTAGCCGCCGATCTTAACGAGAGCGGTTTCCATCCGGTCCATTGCATCAAGAAGGAAGAATGCACCGGCTGCGCGCTCTGCTACCAAATCTGCCCGGAAATAGCCATTGAGGTAATTCGTGAACGATGA
- a CDS encoding FecR domain-containing protein encodes MNCSEIRNEIEQSIIGKSTLPVEVSEHIMGCADCHAYYESEQAFARMISDEFKALPIPTPQLEKLSAGRKPARLNRLVLALSGVAAVLLAAASIFYLLTGPAGDAQSLYAADGTSIIASPDSDLIINESGRQVILKESGKLHVTVSKDHGQPFQLITSAGTILVHGTEFSVSVKEEEVEPLKIKTSVLIYVAKGEVRLTTTMGDALGKDGETLYAEDSSAPLVCKN; translated from the coding sequence ATGAACTGTTCAGAGATTAGAAACGAAATCGAACAAAGCATCATCGGGAAATCCACCCTGCCCGTGGAGGTGAGTGAGCACATCATGGGCTGCGCGGACTGCCACGCGTATTACGAATCGGAGCAGGCGTTCGCCCGGATGATTTCCGACGAGTTCAAGGCGCTGCCGATCCCAACGCCGCAGCTGGAGAAATTATCAGCCGGCCGCAAGCCGGCCAGATTAAACCGGCTGGTGCTGGCCCTGTCCGGCGTTGCGGCGGTCCTGCTGGCGGCCGCATCAATCTTTTATCTGTTGACCGGGCCGGCCGGCGACGCCCAAAGCTTATACGCCGCGGACGGAACCAGCATCATCGCCTCGCCGGATTCCGACCTGATCATCAATGAATCCGGCCGCCAGGTCATCCTCAAGGAAAGCGGCAAGCTACACGTCACCGTATCCAAAGACCACGGCCAGCCGTTCCAGCTGATTACCTCGGCCGGCACCATCCTGGTCCACGGGACCGAGTTCTCGGTCAGCGTCAAGGAAGAAGAGGTCGAGCCGCTTAAGATAAAGACCTCGGTATTAATATATGTAGCCAAAGGAGAAGTCCGGTTGACCACCACCATGGGCGATGCCCTGGGCAAGGACGGCGAGACGCTCTACGCCGAGGATTCCTCAGCCCCGCTGGTGTGTAAGAATTGA
- a CDS encoding glycosyltransferase family 2 protein, protein MKSVCAIIVAYNPGDYLPANITALKEQVGRVIIVDNGSSGASRNLLDAAGKTEDVQVIYNRANLGIAAALNIGIRYALEAGCDWIATFDQDSRVTPGFINTMLAAYQSCDYKDAVAVISPVYCNPVTGKHLSFGNCRTDPAQPFVEIEATMTSGNLLPARIFPKVGLFSEDFFIDFVDVEFCLRCLSRGFRIIEAQSAILHHAAGQSTQHRFLWQDILITHHSPLRVYYGTRNRIVLWKRHCLSRPGWVSRDMANLARQMLKIILYEKDVLKKFFSIITGAGHGIIGRMGRYE, encoded by the coding sequence ATGAAAAGCGTCTGCGCAATAATTGTGGCGTATAATCCGGGCGATTACCTGCCCGCCAACATAACGGCCCTGAAGGAGCAGGTGGGCCGGGTAATCATCGTGGACAACGGCTCGTCCGGCGCATCGCGCAACCTGCTGGACGCGGCCGGTAAAACAGAAGACGTGCAGGTGATTTATAACCGCGCCAATCTGGGAATCGCCGCGGCCCTGAATATCGGAATCAGATACGCCCTGGAGGCCGGCTGCGACTGGATTGCCACCTTTGACCAGGACAGCCGGGTCACACCCGGATTCATCAACACCATGCTGGCCGCTTACCAATCATGCGATTACAAGGATGCGGTGGCCGTCATTTCACCGGTCTATTGCAATCCGGTCACCGGCAAGCACCTGTCTTTCGGGAATTGCCGGACCGACCCGGCCCAACCGTTTGTGGAAATCGAGGCGACCATGACCTCCGGGAACCTGCTCCCGGCCCGCATCTTCCCAAAGGTCGGGCTGTTCAGCGAGGATTTCTTCATTGACTTCGTGGATGTGGAATTCTGCCTGCGCTGTTTATCCCGCGGATTCAGGATAATTGAAGCCCAATCGGCCATCCTGCACCACGCCGCCGGCCAATCAACCCAGCACCGGTTTTTGTGGCAGGACATATTAATCACCCATCACAGCCCGTTGCGGGTATATTACGGCACCCGGAACCGGATTGTCCTCTGGAAACGGCATTGCCTGTCCCGGCCGGGCTGGGTCAGCCGGGATATGGCCAATCTGGCCAGACAGATGCTCAAGATTATTTTATACGAAAAAGACGTGCTTAAGAAGTTCTTTTCTATTATAACCGGCGCCGGGCACGGGATAATAGGGAGAATGGGGAGGTATGAGTAA
- a CDS encoding radical SAM protein — MNVCLIYPLVSAKRSKVDENKQFWPPLGLAYIAAVLEKHGHKALIIDRDLLLKENHLDFQKTDKDTLDLIASFKPGIVGFSVTTPNVSDASYMATMVKKEFPGTTTAIGGPHCIGEPILTLEKCPSIDILARGEGENTMLELANGRALPEVAGINYRDANREIVSNPDRELIENLDDLPLPARHLLKMSSYLRPSRFTSRNLSLRTTHIFTARGCPFRCHYCAGPISFSGKVRYHSPQRVASEIEHLISEYSIEALYFAEDMFLANKKRAKEVLSLFIARGINKKIKWMAQLSTSIVDKEYLELMKEAGCVHVEYGFESGSQRILDLMNKKTTVAKNLAAVKLTKEVGLRFQGNIIAGYPGEREDDFRQTIDFLKKTKPHNIGFNLFMPLPGSAVYNQLKAEGKQILDWDSIGDPETPQINYADMPKSKFEELYLIARFKVILPINLYYFIKDNLRHPWRMIYVGATQFKGVLVKTVRAMLRLRKLRKERPA; from the coding sequence ATGAATGTCTGCCTGATATATCCGCTGGTGTCCGCCAAGAGAAGCAAGGTCGATGAGAACAAGCAGTTCTGGCCGCCGCTCGGGCTGGCCTATATTGCCGCGGTCCTGGAAAAGCACGGGCACAAGGCCCTGATTATCGACCGGGACCTGCTCCTGAAAGAGAACCACCTGGACTTCCAAAAGACCGATAAGGACACCCTGGATTTAATCGCCTCGTTCAAGCCGGGCATCGTGGGTTTCAGCGTGACCACGCCCAATGTCAGCGACGCCAGTTACATGGCCACCATGGTCAAGAAGGAATTCCCGGGCACGACCACGGCCATCGGCGGGCCGCACTGCATCGGCGAGCCCATCCTGACCCTGGAGAAATGCCCGTCCATAGATATCCTGGCGCGCGGCGAGGGCGAGAATACCATGCTGGAACTGGCCAACGGACGCGCACTGCCTGAGGTCGCCGGCATCAACTACCGGGATGCGAACCGGGAAATCGTCTCAAACCCGGACCGGGAGTTAATCGAAAACCTGGATGACCTGCCTTTGCCGGCCCGGCACCTGCTCAAGATGTCATCATACTTACGGCCGAGCCGGTTCACCAGCCGAAACCTGAGCCTGCGCACCACCCACATCTTTACCGCGCGCGGATGCCCGTTCCGCTGCCACTACTGCGCCGGTCCGATCAGCTTCAGCGGCAAGGTCAGATACCATTCGCCCCAAAGGGTGGCCAGCGAAATCGAGCACCTGATTTCCGAGTATTCCATCGAGGCGCTCTATTTTGCCGAGGATATGTTCCTGGCCAATAAGAAACGGGCCAAGGAGGTGCTGTCCCTGTTCATCGCCAGGGGCATCAATAAGAAAATCAAGTGGATGGCCCAGTTGAGCACCAGTATCGTTGATAAGGAATATCTGGAACTGATGAAGGAAGCCGGATGCGTCCACGTGGAATACGGATTTGAATCCGGCTCGCAGCGGATACTGGATTTGATGAACAAAAAGACCACGGTGGCCAAGAATCTGGCGGCCGTCAAGCTGACCAAGGAGGTCGGACTGCGTTTCCAGGGCAATATCATCGCCGGTTATCCCGGAGAGAGAGAGGACGATTTCCGCCAGACCATAGATTTCCTTAAGAAGACCAAGCCCCATAATATCGGGTTCAATCTCTTTATGCCCCTGCCCGGCTCGGCCGTCTACAACCAACTCAAGGCCGAGGGCAAACAGATTCTGGACTGGGACAGCATCGGCGACCCGGAAACGCCACAGATAAATTACGCCGATATGCCCAAATCTAAGTTCGAAGAACTCTATCTCATCGCCCGGTTCAAGGTCATCCTGCCGATAAACCTGTATTATTTTATCAAGGACAATCTCCGGCATCCGTGGCGGATGATTTACGTCGGCGCGACCCAATTCAAGGGCGTGCTGGTCAAAACCGTCCGGGCCATGCTCCGGCTCAGGAAACTCAGGAAGGAAAGGCCGGCCTGA
- a CDS encoding glycosyltransferase, producing the protein MISIICVYNNKQILDDGLMKNLRNQTAQYELIAIDNTGNRFRSAAAALNHGASQATGEYLMFVHQDVDLSSNTWLAEAEKIARSLPETAIAGLAGVADGKGFVWTNIKHGIPPSRGIGFTDITAPQKVQTLDECLIIVPRPVFNKLRFDETICDDWHLYAVDYCLSARKSGFDAYVIPMFIWHKSIGVLSASYFRTLAKVLDKHRDVRRIYSTTGTWSASAPLLLQRINRSIKAALTSIGIRYLWQKSGLQSLWRRIKT; encoded by the coding sequence ATGATTTCCATTATCTGCGTTTACAACAATAAGCAAATCCTGGACGACGGACTGATGAAGAATCTGCGGAACCAGACCGCCCAATACGAGCTAATCGCCATTGACAATACAGGCAACCGGTTCAGGTCCGCGGCCGCGGCCCTGAATCACGGGGCAAGCCAGGCAACCGGTGAATACCTGATGTTCGTCCACCAGGATGTGGACCTGTCGTCAAACACCTGGCTGGCCGAGGCGGAAAAGATAGCCCGCTCACTGCCGGAGACCGCAATCGCCGGCCTGGCCGGGGTAGCCGACGGGAAAGGGTTTGTCTGGACCAATATCAAGCACGGCATCCCGCCCAGCCGCGGTATCGGATTCACCGATATCACCGCCCCACAGAAGGTCCAGACGCTCGATGAATGCCTGATTATCGTCCCGAGGCCGGTATTCAACAAACTCCGGTTCGACGAAACCATCTGCGACGACTGGCACCTGTATGCCGTGGATTATTGCCTGTCCGCCCGGAAATCGGGATTCGACGCCTATGTCATCCCGATGTTCATCTGGCATAAATCCATCGGCGTGCTGTCCGCGTCTTATTTCCGGACCCTGGCCAAGGTGCTTGATAAACACCGGGATGTCAGGCGGATTTATTCCACTACCGGCACCTGGAGCGCCTCGGCCCCTTTATTGCTGCAGCGGATTAACCGGTCAATCAAGGCCGCGCTGACCTCAATCGGGATAAGATACCTCTGGCAGAAATCCGGACTGCAGTCGTTATGGCGCAGGATTAAAACTTGA
- a CDS encoding 3-methyl-2-oxobutanoate dehydrogenase subunit VorB: MGQKILMKGNEALAEGAVRAGCRFFSGYPITPQNEIPEYLSWRLFEVGGTFIQAESEVSAINMIYGAAACGTRAMTSSSSCGISLKQEGISYSAAAELPIFYANVVRGGPGLGNISPSQCDYWQATRGGGHGDYRVIVLAPNCVNEMGNFPKLAYELAEKYRNPSMILADGLLGQMMEPMKFEFETVNINKLPPKDYVLTGCKGRDRRVINTLHLDVNVLERLNWHLYKKYKEIEANEVRFEERYTEDAEIIIVAYGTSARVAVDAIMKGRQEGLKIGLIRPITLWPFPKEIVSKYAKKTGKLLAVEMNTGQMVEDVLMFSNGQAEIYFYGSPGGTVPTGDGVLAAIKTALKNKATIGEVCCLNDI; encoded by the coding sequence ATCGGCCAGAAGATATTAATGAAGGGAAACGAAGCGCTGGCTGAAGGCGCCGTTCGGGCCGGATGCCGGTTTTTTTCCGGCTACCCGATTACCCCGCAAAACGAGATTCCGGAATATTTATCGTGGCGCCTGTTTGAAGTCGGCGGCACTTTTATCCAAGCCGAATCCGAGGTCAGCGCCATTAATATGATTTACGGGGCGGCGGCCTGCGGGACCAGGGCCATGACATCCTCCTCCAGTTGCGGAATAAGCCTGAAACAGGAAGGCATATCATACAGCGCGGCAGCCGAACTCCCGATTTTTTATGCCAATGTGGTCCGGGGCGGACCCGGGCTGGGCAATATTTCCCCCAGCCAATGCGACTATTGGCAGGCGACGCGCGGCGGCGGACACGGGGATTACCGGGTGATCGTGCTGGCCCCGAACTGCGTTAATGAAATGGGCAACTTCCCGAAACTGGCCTATGAACTGGCTGAAAAATACCGGAACCCCAGTATGATACTGGCTGACGGGTTGTTAGGCCAGATGATGGAACCCATGAAGTTTGAGTTTGAGACGGTTAATATAAATAAGCTTCCACCCAAAGATTATGTCCTGACCGGATGCAAAGGCAGGGACCGGAGGGTAATTAACACGCTTCATCTGGATGTAAATGTTCTTGAGCGCCTCAATTGGCATCTTTATAAGAAATACAAGGAAATAGAGGCCAATGAGGTCAGATTTGAAGAAAGATATACCGAAGACGCTGAAATTATTATAGTTGCCTACGGCACTTCGGCCCGGGTGGCCGTTGACGCCATTATGAAAGGCCGGCAGGAGGGACTGAAAATCGGCCTGATCCGGCCGATAACATTGTGGCCGTTCCCAAAAGAAATAGTATCCAAATATGCCAAAAAGACCGGCAAGCTTCTGGCTGTAGAAATGAATACCGGGCAGATGGTTGAAGATGTCCTGATGTTTTCCAACGGCCAGGCTGAGATTTATTTTTACGGCAGTCCCGGCGGAACAGTGCCGACCGGGGATGGAGTTCTGGCGGCCATCAAAACGGCGCTAAAAAATAAAGCCACAATAGGAGAGGTGTGCTGTTTAAATGATATTTAA
- a CDS encoding helix-turn-helix domain-containing protein, giving the protein MSDFGLVISGLSDKDCQRIFHAFRWPNGIRCIKCHRVQNKIYTSSKNFRYHCDKCNIWWSDFTGTVLQDSRLSLSQWLAAIYYFLELHLTATEAAHKLNLHRNTAQHLHKKINKEPLWCRLLLDKISGQQNKDLVYLMSLKEVIGYLGLSRRTIYRLIAAGSLSASKIGGQWRFRPEDLQKYFTSRLNRYGTIATEESISFRPEVLDKYRKDKTKYYIQEEAYQGWVGSKEDYNYMQGLLTLLGKGVRHTAPLGRIAFYDVHFRKVVTKDGHPAVSISQLDYGELPAGEYEYWSRFRI; this is encoded by the coding sequence ATGTCAGATTTTGGATTGGTCATATCAGGATTGAGCGACAAGGATTGCCAGAGAATCTTCCACGCCTTTCGCTGGCCCAATGGCATCCGATGCATCAAATGTCACCGGGTACAGAACAAGATTTATACCAGCAGTAAAAACTTTCGCTATCACTGCGACAAGTGCAACATCTGGTGGAGCGATTTTACCGGCACGGTTCTCCAGGACAGCCGCCTGTCTCTAAGCCAGTGGCTTGCAGCCATATATTATTTCCTGGAGCTGCACCTGACCGCGACAGAAGCGGCGCATAAACTAAATCTCCACCGCAACACAGCCCAACATCTCCACAAGAAAATAAATAAGGAGCCGTTATGGTGCCGGCTCCTGCTGGACAAAATCTCCGGCCAACAGAACAAAGACCTGGTCTATCTGATGTCTCTAAAAGAGGTGATTGGTTACCTGGGCCTGAGCCGCCGGACGATTTACCGGCTGATTGCCGCCGGGTCGTTATCGGCCTCGAAAATCGGCGGCCAGTGGCGTTTCAGGCCCGAAGACCTCCAGAAATATTTCACCTCGCGCCTGAACCGCTACGGCACAATCGCAACCGAAGAGAGCATCTCCTTCCGGCCTGAGGTGCTGGATAAATACCGCAAGGATAAAACCAAGTATTACATCCAGGAAGAGGCGTACCAGGGCTGGGTCGGCTCCAAGGAGGACTACAACTATATGCAGGGACTGCTGACCTTGCTTGGCAAGGGCGTCCGGCACACTGCCCCGCTGGGCCGGATTGCCTTTTATGACGTGCATTTCCGCAAGGTGGTGACCAAGGACGGGCATCCGGCTGTTTCCATCAGCCAGCTGGACTACGGCGAACTGCCAGCCGGGGAATACGAGTATTGGTCCCGGTTCAGGATATAA
- a CDS encoding endonuclease domain-containing protein, giving the protein MKICYNPKLKALSRKLRSSSTLAEVLLWNELKSRRMYGYQFSRQKPIGNYIVDFYCSSLNLIIEIDGISHEGKFHIDMKRQRFLESLSLTILRFNDLEIKKDIKNVLRAIGGWIENNPLTTFKEKG; this is encoded by the coding sequence ATGAAGATTTGTTACAACCCTAAGTTAAAAGCGCTCTCAAGAAAACTAAGAAGTAGCAGCACGCTTGCCGAAGTATTGCTCTGGAACGAACTAAAATCGCGCAGAATGTATGGTTATCAATTTTCAAGACAAAAACCAATAGGTAATTATATTGTGGATTTCTATTGCAGCAGTCTTAATCTGATAATCGAGATTGACGGAATAAGCCATGAAGGGAAGTTCCATATCGACATGAAGAGACAACGATTTCTGGAATCGCTCAGTTTAACAATACTGAGATTTAATGATTTGGAAATAAAGAAGGATATAAAAAATGTCTTGAGGGCGATTGGGGGATGGATTGAGAACAACCCCTTGACAACCTTTAAAGAAAAAGGGTAA
- a CDS encoding sigma-70 family RNA polymerase sigma factor — protein sequence MKNPDDVILIDKTLEGDAGSFNQLVTKYWPMAYQLCYQWTKNHAESEDITQEAFVKVQKYLEKLEDKDKFPVWFYGLVSQLIKERHRGRKIVKEQTITIELADDKSAQSADKLMLRDVLNSLPEDFRLVLILRFYKDMTCAEIARHLKEPEGSVTSRLTRAYRALREKLK from the coding sequence GTGAAAAATCCGGACGATGTTATCCTGATAGATAAAACGCTGGAGGGTGACGCGGGTTCTTTCAACCAACTGGTGACCAAGTACTGGCCGATGGCCTACCAGCTTTGTTACCAGTGGACCAAGAACCACGCGGAATCAGAGGATATCACCCAGGAGGCGTTTGTCAAGGTTCAGAAGTACCTGGAAAAACTGGAGGATAAAGACAAGTTCCCGGTATGGTTTTACGGCCTGGTCAGCCAGCTGATAAAAGAGCGGCACCGGGGCCGCAAGATTGTCAAGGAACAAACGATTACCATCGAGCTGGCGGACGACAAATCCGCCCAATCGGCGGATAAGTTAATGCTCCGGGACGTCCTGAATTCGCTGCCCGAGGATTTTCGGCTGGTCCTGATACTGAGATTTTATAAGGATATGACCTGCGCGGAAATCGCCAGGCATTTAAAAGAACCGGAGGGCTCGGTGACGAGCCGGCTGACCCGGGCCTACCGGGCTCTAAGGGAGAAACTAAAATGA
- a CDS encoding ChaN family lipoprotein, translating into MYKTILISGAILFGGLYLSCASGTPKTNNSNTPKQNPNATSPDKPHPDIPPVIMPQEKASAERQAAISKATATLMSLKLPDLYNKYVDLATMEIMDYDTMISRLKNIQVVYVAESHTNEAHHKLQGDILKSLSQKNPKTALAMEFLYRSKQDSIDNYIAGKITEEEFDKTNTFGFSEWYHYYLAMIRYAHANKIKLIGLNVEKTIKSKMAEMGWDKLSPEEQKLIARDVDTSNAKHKEFVMKQFSGMLNDPRTKDMMKGMIEKMYLKQCMWDETFAEAIANYLKSVNDPAAQVVVVAGSGHIEYKFNIPDRSYKRYPASFKTLVPFEVDENTPVALFQDELSSGAGDFGYFSPLSSKGDNLGSPFGRR; encoded by the coding sequence ATGTACAAGACAATATTGATATCAGGAGCCATTTTATTCGGAGGATTATATCTGTCCTGCGCCTCGGGCACACCAAAAACCAACAATTCTAATACGCCCAAGCAAAACCCCAACGCGACATCGCCGGATAAACCGCATCCGGATATACCGCCGGTGATTATGCCCCAGGAAAAAGCCAGCGCCGAACGCCAGGCGGCCATCTCCAAGGCCACCGCGACATTGATGTCATTGAAACTACCCGACCTCTACAATAAATACGTTGACCTGGCCACCATGGAAATCATGGACTATGACACCATGATAAGCCGGCTCAAAAATATCCAGGTGGTCTATGTGGCTGAATCCCATACCAACGAGGCGCATCATAAGTTACAGGGGGATATCCTGAAGTCGCTGTCGCAGAAAAACCCCAAGACCGCACTGGCCATGGAATTCCTCTACCGTTCAAAGCAGGATTCAATTGACAATTATATTGCCGGCAAGATTACCGAAGAGGAATTTGACAAAACCAACACCTTCGGTTTCAGCGAATGGTACCACTATTATTTGGCAATGATTCGCTATGCCCATGCCAATAAAATCAAACTCATCGGCCTGAACGTAGAGAAAACCATCAAGAGCAAAATGGCTGAAATGGGCTGGGATAAACTCTCGCCCGAAGAGCAGAAACTCATTGCCAGGGATGTGGACACATCCAACGCGAAACACAAGGAATTCGTGATGAAGCAATTCAGCGGAATGCTGAACGACCCGCGGACAAAAGATATGATGAAGGGCATGATAGAAAAGATGTATTTGAAGCAATGCATGTGGGACGAAACCTTTGCCGAGGCCATCGCCAATTACCTCAAATCCGTTAACGACCCGGCCGCCCAGGTCGTGGTCGTGGCCGGCTCCGGACACATAGAATATAAGTTCAATATCCCGGATCGTTCTTATAAACGTTATCCGGCGTCATTCAAAACCCTGGTGCCATTTGAGGTTGACGAAAATACACCCGTAGCGCTTTTTCAGGACGAATTATCCTCGGGCGCAGGTGATTTCGGCTATTTCTCACCCTTGAGCTCTAAGGGAGACAATTTAGGGTCACCCTTCGGCCGGAGATAA